Proteins from one Clostridium cellulovorans 743B genomic window:
- a CDS encoding triple tyrosine motif-containing protein encodes MNEINLKFQVNKNKGQESRVDIIVANPPKDNLLYKFIAGYNGTWDTIRDFAPETSIAWEPKEEGKYTIMVQAKEIESPKPFNYLAKVEYLVGDYKESLIKGAYIDKDRLTVGEKVNLIVDVTNLQVVYRYLIKENNQWAMVKNYSSENTLSITANRPGEYELLIECKSIDSTNNCDDFKVVKFQVQEPKKTEITGIRSLNPLLIANEEMIFEIDSSVEDNRLILYKFLKIDEEGRIKCLQDYSSKKILSYLENKPGKYKLLCYAKDMYSSNEFDDRAILVYEVKPYKNIKIENFTSDLSSPQIVNRDITFKAVVSGGHRLRYRFLIEGNESIDSGYICEDYYEWKAKKSGLYRVDLLVKDISSDREYEDTCSMDFIIEEGSSMPIVIKDVVCDKHTNMLVGETINMRIIADGGLELKYRYIVNKGNAEVERIEYGDIEWVNFTPEASGNYEIEIQVKDKYSLREYDCHYFVRIKAMNFMPAKIEHILLPPKEKYILGDILKVDVITQNTKETLLRYVTKIEGHLVEETEFIKEQQIVVAPKCSGRYTVEVFAKNIKSTNEYDDKKVVKLDIHDAYPITNTKIKAMDVKHLVNNVAEFSADCEGGKSVAYEFYLYEQEEWTLVQNYSRKNYYNFMPFKSGNYKLLVLTKSQHRNIGYEDYDILEFEVE; translated from the coding sequence ATGAATGAAATCAACTTAAAATTCCAAGTTAACAAAAATAAGGGACAAGAATCTAGGGTAGATATTATAGTTGCGAATCCACCAAAAGATAATCTTTTATATAAATTTATAGCTGGATACAATGGCACATGGGATACCATAAGAGATTTTGCACCAGAGACCTCAATAGCTTGGGAACCAAAAGAAGAAGGAAAGTATACAATTATGGTACAAGCTAAAGAAATTGAGTCTCCGAAGCCTTTTAATTATCTTGCTAAGGTTGAGTATTTAGTCGGTGATTACAAAGAATCTTTAATAAAAGGTGCTTACATTGATAAAGATAGACTAACTGTTGGTGAAAAAGTTAATTTGATTGTAGATGTAACAAATCTACAAGTTGTATATAGATATTTGATAAAAGAAAATAATCAGTGGGCCATGGTGAAGAATTACAGTTCAGAAAACACCTTATCTATAACTGCTAATAGACCTGGAGAATATGAACTTTTAATTGAGTGTAAAAGTATAGATTCCACAAATAATTGTGATGACTTTAAGGTTGTAAAATTTCAAGTACAAGAACCTAAAAAGACAGAAATTACAGGAATTAGATCTTTAAATCCTTTACTTATAGCTAATGAAGAGATGATTTTTGAGATAGATTCAAGTGTTGAGGATAATAGGTTGATTCTATATAAATTTTTAAAGATAGATGAAGAGGGAAGAATAAAATGTCTTCAAGATTACTCGTCTAAAAAAATTCTTTCCTATCTAGAGAATAAACCAGGAAAGTACAAACTCTTATGCTATGCAAAGGATATGTACTCAAGCAATGAATTTGATGATAGGGCAATATTAGTATATGAAGTAAAACCTTATAAGAACATTAAAATTGAAAATTTTACTTCTGATTTAAGTTCACCTCAAATTGTAAATAGAGATATAACCTTCAAAGCAGTGGTTAGCGGTGGGCATAGATTAAGATATAGGTTTCTTATAGAGGGAAATGAAAGTATAGATTCAGGTTATATTTGTGAAGATTATTATGAGTGGAAGGCAAAGAAATCAGGGCTTTATAGAGTGGATTTATTAGTAAAAGATATATCGTCAGATCGTGAATATGAAGATACCTGCAGTATGGATTTTATCATTGAAGAAGGCTCAAGTATGCCTATTGTAATAAAAGATGTAGTATGTGATAAACATACAAATATGCTCGTTGGTGAAACTATAAATATGAGGATTATCGCTGATGGAGGTCTAGAACTAAAATATAGATACATTGTAAATAAGGGGAATGCTGAAGTTGAAAGAATAGAGTATGGAGATATTGAGTGGGTAAACTTTACCCCTGAAGCTAGTGGTAATTATGAAATAGAAATTCAAGTTAAAGATAAGTATTCTTTAAGAGAATATGACTGTCATTATTTTGTAAGAATAAAAGCCATGAATTTCATGCCAGCAAAAATAGAACATATTTTATTACCCCCTAAAGAAAAATATATTTTGGGCGATATACTAAAAGTAGATGTTATTACGCAAAACACAAAGGAGACTTTGCTTAGGTATGTGACTAAAATAGAAGGTCATCTAGTTGAAGAAACTGAGTTTATAAAAGAACAACAAATAGTTGTTGCTCCTAAATGCAGTGGAAGATACACTGTTGAAGTTTTTGCTAAAAATATAAAAAGTACCAATGAGTATGATGATAAGAAAGTTGTGAAGTTAGATATTCATGATGCTTATCCTATTACTAATACAAAGATAAAAGCCATGGATGTTAAGCACCTCGTTAACAATGTAGCAGAGTTTTCTGCTGATTGTGAAGGGGGTAAATCAGTAGCATATGAGTTTTATCTTTATGAACAAGAGGAGTGGACATTGGTACAAAATTATTCGAGAAAAAATTATTATAATTTTATGCCTTTTAAAAGTGGAAATTATAAGCTGTTAGTTTTAACTAAAAGCCAGCATAGAAATATAGGATATGAAGATTACGATATTTTAGAATTCGAGGTGGAATGA
- a CDS encoding lytic transglycosylase domain-containing protein, with amino-acid sequence MTDVNNILNSYLYSGTNSLTGNSGVSSLIQSGLTEGTKSTNSTSFNSEMQSQLLVSMFSEMMKGSGDFSKIMTSLIQAYASNGTLDVSKIAGNNTNASFKYNPINVSDIVSSKMTSTGNMTIDEAIQKASKKYGVDADFIKALIKAESSFNPNAVSSANCVGLMQLSPQNEQYQELSNPFDIEQNVDGGTKFLKGLLDSYGQNKQLALAAYNAGPGAVNRSNVANTGDYSRLPKETQNYVPKVMSYYNQYKNGTLV; translated from the coding sequence ATGACAGACGTAAATAACATATTAAATTCTTATTTATATAGTGGTACAAATTCTTTAACTGGAAATAGTGGGGTTAGTAGTTTAATTCAAAGTGGGTTAACTGAAGGCACTAAGAGTACAAATAGTACTTCTTTTAATTCAGAAATGCAATCACAGCTACTTGTTTCAATGTTTAGTGAAATGATGAAAGGTTCTGGTGATTTTAGTAAAATCATGACAAGCTTAATACAAGCATATGCAAGCAATGGAACTTTAGATGTTTCTAAGATAGCTGGAAATAATACAAACGCTAGTTTTAAATACAACCCTATAAATGTATCAGATATAGTATCGTCAAAAATGACATCAACAGGAAACATGACTATAGATGAAGCTATACAAAAGGCTAGTAAAAAATATGGCGTTGATGCTGATTTTATAAAAGCATTGATTAAAGCAGAATCAAGTTTTAATCCTAATGCAGTATCAAGTGCAAATTGCGTTGGATTAATGCAATTAAGTCCTCAAAACGAACAATATCAAGAGTTATCAAATCCTTTTGATATAGAACAAAATGTTGATGGCGGAACAAAATTCTTAAAAGGTCTTCTTGATAGCTATGGACAAAATAAGCAGTTAGCATTAGCTGCATATAATGCAGGACCAGGGGCTGTTAATAGAAGTAATGTAGCAAACACTGGAGACTACAGCAGGCTACCAAAGGAAACACAAAATTATGTGCCAAAAGTAATGAGTTATTACAATCAATATAAAAATGGAACTTTAGTTTAA
- a CDS encoding pseudouridine synthase — translation MERLDKVLANLGYGTRKEVKVLVKKGAVEINGVQAKNSDVKVDTNEDIIKVNGETINYRKFIYLMMNKPAGVVSATFDNYDETVIDLLDPEEQIFEPFPVGRLDKDTVGLLLLTNDGELNHKLISPKYHVDKVYYAEIDKPVDDKDVKCFEKGIVLDDGYKTMPGKLEILKATEHGSEVYVTIQEGKFHQVKRMFESLGKKVVFLKRISFGGIILDEDLEEGQYREISEDELLVLKKEKNV, via the coding sequence ATGGAACGATTAGATAAGGTTCTTGCAAATTTAGGATACGGTACTAGAAAAGAAGTAAAGGTTCTAGTTAAAAAAGGTGCTGTAGAAATAAATGGAGTGCAAGCCAAGAATAGCGATGTAAAAGTTGATACTAATGAGGATATTATTAAGGTAAATGGAGAAACTATAAATTATAGAAAGTTTATATATTTGATGATGAATAAACCAGCAGGTGTAGTGTCAGCAACTTTTGATAATTATGATGAAACTGTTATAGATTTACTCGATCCAGAAGAACAAATCTTTGAACCTTTTCCTGTAGGAAGATTAGATAAGGATACTGTAGGGTTATTACTATTAACTAATGATGGAGAATTAAATCATAAGCTTATATCGCCAAAATATCATGTGGATAAAGTTTATTATGCAGAGATAGATAAGCCTGTAGATGATAAGGATGTAAAATGTTTTGAAAAGGGTATTGTTTTAGATGATGGGTACAAGACAATGCCAGGTAAACTTGAAATCTTAAAAGCCACAGAACATGGGTCTGAAGTTTATGTAACAATACAAGAAGGAAAATTTCATCAAGTAAAAAGGATGTTTGAATCTCTTGGAAAAAAAGTGGTTTTTTTAAAAAGAATATCTTTTGGTGGAATAATCTTGGATGAAGATTTGGAAGAGGGACAGTATCGAGAAATATCAGAAGATGAACTTTTAGTGCTGAAAAAAGAAAAAAATGTCTAG
- the pcrA gene encoding DNA helicase PcrA has protein sequence MDLRKLLNQEQYKAATTIEGPLLILAGAGSGKTRVLTYRIAHMIKELGIYSSQILAITFTNKAAQEMRERIRGIVGDVVDNMWVSTFHSSCVRILRREIDKIGYNKNFTIYDTYDQKTLLKQCMKELNINDKEITDKEILSKIGGAKDNLISAESYKRINEKNFRENKIADVYLLYQKKLKQNNALDFDDLIFKTVELFEKSSEVLEFYQRKFKYIMIDEYQDTNYSQYKFAKLLAAKEKNICVVGDDDQSIYGWRGADIRNILNFEKDYDKATIIKLEENYRSKANILEAANSVIKNNPHKHEKVLRTTNESGDKIRIYRGSNDIDEGRFVAVEIERLKEIDSRRYKDYSILYRTNAQSRIFEDIFVKANIPYRIIGGLKFYDRKEIKDIMAYLKLINNPSDDVSLQRIINVPKRSIGDTTVNKLVDFAAFEEEPIYSILLDVDLVPGLTPRAVTSLNKFTSLINSFIRRKDSISVSDLIKEILNESGYLAELKDSKDVEDISRIENLKQLVSAAVEFERTEEDTSLAAFLEKTTLVADVDNYDEDADTVTMMTVHSAKGLEFPVVFMVGMENGIFPGSASFNEDSEMEESRRLCYVGITRAKEKLYMTSAESRNVFGRTVFYAPSDFLTEIKEDQKEYLNSIPAFNDGYRMQQEKPRIDYFSKLKSEDKTDVFGSLEYSKSFDTASPIKKNEVKTLTENEAKMGIKVKHSKFGIGTIITVLKKDGKINLTIAFQNNGVKNLRLDMAPLEVV, from the coding sequence ATGGATTTAAGAAAGTTATTAAATCAGGAACAATATAAGGCTGCCACAACCATAGAGGGCCCTTTACTAATATTAGCTGGTGCAGGCAGTGGGAAGACTAGAGTTTTAACTTATAGAATAGCGCATATGATAAAGGAATTAGGAATATACTCCTCCCAAATTTTAGCCATAACCTTTACAAATAAGGCGGCACAAGAAATGCGAGAAAGAATTAGGGGGATCGTAGGAGATGTTGTAGATAACATGTGGGTTTCTACATTTCACTCAAGCTGCGTAAGAATATTAAGAAGAGAAATAGATAAGATAGGATATAATAAAAACTTTACTATATATGATACCTATGATCAAAAGACATTGTTAAAGCAATGCATGAAGGAACTTAATATAAATGATAAGGAAATAACTGATAAAGAAATATTATCGAAAATCGGTGGTGCTAAGGATAACCTAATTTCTGCAGAAAGCTATAAGCGAATTAATGAAAAAAATTTCAGGGAGAACAAAATAGCTGATGTTTATTTGTTATATCAAAAGAAGTTAAAGCAAAACAATGCTTTAGATTTTGATGATTTAATTTTTAAAACTGTAGAGTTATTTGAAAAGTCTTCGGAAGTTTTGGAGTTCTATCAAAGAAAGTTTAAATACATAATGATAGACGAATACCAAGACACCAACTATAGCCAGTATAAGTTTGCAAAACTACTTGCTGCTAAAGAAAAAAATATCTGTGTAGTAGGAGATGATGACCAATCCATATATGGTTGGAGAGGTGCAGATATTAGAAATATTTTAAATTTTGAAAAAGATTATGATAAGGCTACTATAATAAAGCTTGAAGAAAACTATCGTTCTAAAGCTAATATATTAGAAGCTGCAAATTCAGTTATTAAAAATAATCCTCATAAGCATGAAAAAGTTCTTAGAACAACCAATGAATCAGGGGATAAAATAAGGATATATCGTGGATCAAATGATATTGATGAAGGAAGATTTGTAGCAGTTGAAATAGAACGCCTTAAAGAGATAGACAGTAGGAGATATAAGGATTATTCCATTTTATATAGAACCAATGCACAATCTAGAATTTTTGAAGATATTTTTGTGAAAGCAAATATTCCATATAGAATAATTGGAGGATTAAAATTCTACGATAGAAAAGAAATAAAGGATATAATGGCTTATCTAAAGCTTATAAACAATCCTTCAGATGATGTAAGTCTTCAAAGAATAATAAACGTTCCAAAGAGAAGTATAGGTGATACAACAGTTAATAAACTTGTTGATTTCGCTGCTTTTGAAGAGGAACCAATATACAGTATATTATTAGATGTAGATTTAGTACCAGGACTTACTCCAAGAGCTGTAACATCATTAAATAAATTTACTAGTTTAATAAATAGCTTTATAAGAAGAAAGGATTCTATATCTGTATCTGATTTAATTAAGGAAATACTAAATGAAAGTGGATATTTAGCTGAGCTAAAGGATTCAAAAGATGTTGAAGATATTTCAAGAATAGAAAACTTAAAGCAACTAGTATCTGCAGCTGTAGAATTTGAAAGAACAGAAGAAGATACGTCTTTAGCTGCTTTCTTAGAAAAAACTACTTTAGTAGCAGATGTAGATAATTATGATGAAGATGCAGATACTGTTACTATGATGACAGTACACTCAGCTAAAGGATTAGAGTTCCCAGTAGTATTTATGGTAGGAATGGAAAATGGTATATTTCCAGGTTCTGCATCCTTTAATGAAGATAGTGAGATGGAAGAGTCAAGAAGACTTTGCTATGTAGGTATAACTAGGGCGAAGGAAAAACTATATATGACTTCCGCTGAATCTAGAAATGTATTTGGTAGAACTGTTTTTTATGCTCCTTCGGACTTTTTGACAGAGATAAAAGAAGATCAGAAAGAATATTTAAATTCCATACCAGCTTTTAATGATGGGTATAGGATGCAACAAGAGAAGCCTCGTATTGATTACTTCAGTAAATTGAAATCTGAAGATAAGACGGATGTTTTTGGTTCTCTTGAGTATAGTAAATCCTTTGATACTGCTTCACCAATAAAGAAAAATGAAGTAAAGACTTTGACAGAAAATGAAGCTAAGATGGGGATAAAAGTAAAGCATTCGAAATTCGGAATCGGAACGATAATAACAGTCCTTAAAAAGGATGGTAAAATAAATTTAACTATAGCATTCCAAAATAATGGAGTTAAAAATTTAAGATTAGATATGGCACCATTAGAGGTTGTATAA
- the ligA gene encoding NAD-dependent DNA ligase LigA gives MSDSKKRIEELIEQLNKFAYEYYALDNPSISDKEYDKLYDELTILEKETGYILSYSPTQRVGDGILSQFSKYIHKGRLWSLDKAQSFEEIIEWHNRNVKAVMQYNKENADKLPPLEYVITKKFDGLTLNCTYDNDGIMIKAATRGTGEIGEDITAQAKTIKALPLKVDHKGLFEIHGEAIMTKEAFDAYNEKAEVKLKNLRNGAAGALRNLNLKETAKRNLSAFFYDVGYNEGDPFESYIDMMKFIREKNFPIDDYMKIARDTEDIKNEIEYINSIRADLNYDIDGIVIVINDMRTRAVLGYTIKFPKWAIAYKFEAEETTTELLDVEWNVGRSGRVSPTALLEPVDLGGVTVKRATLNNMDDIKRKNVKIGNRVFVRRSNDVIPEIMGVAEELENAREIIAPSNCPSCGSELMLVGAHYFCENTLSCKPQMVKSIVHFGSREAMNIEGFSEKTAEQLYEKVDLKTLSDLYKLKKEELLNLEKFGDKKAQNLLDAIEKSKECELASFIYALGIPNVGKKTAKDLCKNLKSLEGIKKATYEDLLAIEDIGEIVAKCIIEFFSDEKILRSIDELLAVGVSPSYEETLVNDQSSFMDKTVVVTGTLKNFSRTEIKDKLEALGAKVSGTVSKKTDYVIAGEAAGSKYDKAISLGIKILSEEEFLAMI, from the coding sequence ATAAGCGATTCTAAAAAAAGAATAGAAGAATTGATAGAACAGTTAAATAAATTTGCCTATGAATACTATGCTTTGGATAATCCAAGTATTTCAGATAAGGAATATGATAAGCTATATGATGAATTAACAATCTTAGAGAAAGAAACAGGTTATATATTATCTTATTCTCCAACTCAAAGGGTTGGAGATGGAATTCTTTCACAATTTTCAAAATATATTCATAAGGGAAGGCTTTGGAGTTTAGATAAGGCACAAAGTTTTGAGGAGATAATCGAATGGCATAACAGAAATGTTAAAGCTGTAATGCAATATAACAAAGAGAATGCAGATAAGTTACCACCACTTGAGTATGTTATTACAAAAAAATTCGATGGACTTACTTTAAATTGTACTTATGATAATGATGGAATTATGATAAAAGCTGCCACAAGAGGAACTGGAGAAATTGGTGAAGATATAACAGCTCAAGCTAAAACTATAAAAGCATTGCCTTTAAAGGTTGATCACAAAGGTTTATTTGAGATTCATGGAGAAGCTATCATGACAAAAGAAGCCTTTGATGCTTATAATGAAAAGGCTGAAGTTAAGCTTAAAAACTTAAGAAATGGTGCTGCTGGAGCCTTAAGAAACTTAAACTTAAAAGAAACTGCTAAAAGAAATCTTTCTGCGTTCTTTTATGATGTAGGCTATAACGAAGGAGACCCCTTTGAGTCCTATATAGATATGATGAAATTTATTAGGGAAAAGAATTTTCCTATAGATGATTATATGAAAATAGCAAGGGATACAGAAGATATTAAAAATGAGATAGAGTATATAAATTCTATAAGAGCTGATTTAAATTATGATATCGATGGTATAGTAATTGTTATTAATGACATGAGGACTAGAGCAGTTCTAGGATATACTATTAAGTTTCCAAAGTGGGCTATAGCTTATAAATTTGAAGCAGAAGAAACTACAACAGAACTTTTGGATGTAGAGTGGAATGTTGGAAGAAGCGGAAGAGTATCACCTACAGCATTGCTAGAACCAGTAGATCTTGGTGGTGTAACAGTAAAAAGAGCTACTTTAAATAATATGGATGATATAAAAAGGAAAAATGTTAAAATTGGTAACAGAGTCTTTGTAAGAAGATCTAATGATGTTATACCAGAAATAATGGGTGTTGCTGAAGAACTAGAAAACGCAAGAGAAATAATAGCTCCAAGCAATTGTCCTTCCTGTGGTAGCGAACTTATGTTAGTTGGAGCACACTATTTTTGTGAAAATACTTTATCCTGCAAGCCTCAGATGGTAAAAAGTATTGTTCATTTTGGAAGTAGAGAAGCTATGAATATTGAGGGGTTTAGTGAAAAAACTGCTGAACAGCTTTATGAGAAGGTGGATTTAAAAACTCTTAGTGATCTGTATAAACTTAAAAAAGAAGAATTGTTGAATTTAGAAAAATTCGGTGATAAAAAGGCACAAAATCTTTTAGACGCTATAGAAAAAAGTAAAGAGTGTGAGTTAGCTTCATTTATATATGCGTTAGGAATACCTAATGTTGGTAAGAAAACTGCCAAGGATTTGTGCAAAAACTTAAAGTCACTTGAAGGAATAAAGAAAGCTACATATGAAGATCTTTTAGCAATAGAAGACATAGGAGAAATTGTAGCAAAATGCATTATAGAGTTTTTTAGTGATGAAAAGATTTTAAGAAGTATAGATGAACTTTTAGCCGTTGGAGTTTCTCCAAGTTATGAAGAAACTCTAGTTAATGATCAAAGTTCATTTATGGATAAAACAGTTGTAGTTACAGGAACGCTAAAAAACTTCTCAAGAACTGAGATAAAAGATAAATTAGAAGCTTTAGGAGCAAAGGTGTCGGGAACTGTAAGCAAAAAGACAGATTATGTTATAGCTGGAGAAGCAGCAGGATCTAAATATGATAAAGCGATTTCTCTTGGTATTAAAATATTATCTGAAGAAGAGTTCCTAGCTATGATATAA
- a CDS encoding alkaline phosphatase family protein, which yields MSKYLIVISFDAVSAEDYKILKSLPNFKLLMEQGAYVKEVESVYPTLTYPAHTSIVTGKYPKNHGIVNNLKVQPRRRHEDWFWHRKHIIGKTLYDVAREQEMVVASLLWPVTAGAKIKYNIAEIWPNRSWQNQVMVSLINSSPKYILEMNNRYGHIRKGVHQPELDDFILACTIDTIKNKKPNLMLIHLTDVDSNRHIYGYNSEEAREAILRQDKRLGEIIKALKEASIFESSTIVALGDHSMFDVDKVININSLFRENGFIVTDKNGKIKDWKVFFNTADGSGYVYLKDKKDEALRKQVKELLLDFAKDSNSGIDYVLSSKEAEEFGADPECDFLLEAKKGYYFLNSAHKDIVEEVTREKQREDKDYTFATHGFSPSKVGYSTMLIAYGHGIKPGAIVEKARLIDEGPTFAELLGINLEQCDGEVIKGILL from the coding sequence ATGAGTAAATATTTAATAGTAATATCCTTTGATGCAGTATCAGCTGAAGACTATAAAATATTAAAAAGCCTACCTAACTTTAAACTTCTTATGGAGCAAGGTGCTTATGTAAAGGAAGTAGAAAGCGTTTATCCAACCCTTACTTATCCTGCTCATACGTCTATAGTAACTGGAAAATATCCAAAGAACCATGGAATAGTAAATAACTTAAAGGTACAGCCAAGAAGGAGACATGAAGATTGGTTTTGGCATAGAAAACATATTATAGGAAAGACTCTATATGATGTAGCAAGAGAGCAAGAAATGGTAGTAGCTTCACTTCTGTGGCCTGTAACTGCTGGAGCAAAGATAAAATATAATATTGCAGAAATATGGCCAAATAGATCTTGGCAGAATCAGGTGATGGTATCTCTGATTAATAGTTCTCCTAAATATATTTTAGAGATGAACAATCGTTATGGACATATAAGAAAAGGGGTACATCAACCAGAATTAGATGATTTCATTTTAGCATGCACAATCGATACTATTAAAAATAAAAAACCCAATTTGATGTTAATACATTTGACGGATGTGGACTCTAACAGACATATATATGGTTATAATTCTGAGGAAGCACGAGAAGCTATTCTAAGACAGGATAAAAGATTAGGTGAGATAATCAAGGCACTAAAGGAAGCTAGTATTTTTGAAAGTTCAACAATTGTAGCTTTGGGTGATCATAGTATGTTTGATGTGGATAAGGTTATAAATATTAATTCTTTATTTAGAGAAAATGGATTTATAGTAACAGATAAAAATGGAAAGATAAAAGATTGGAAAGTATTCTTCAATACTGCTGATGGAAGTGGATATGTTTATTTAAAAGATAAAAAAGATGAAGCATTAAGAAAACAAGTAAAAGAACTTTTGCTAGACTTTGCTAAGGATTCTAACAGTGGTATTGATTATGTTTTATCTAGTAAAGAAGCTGAAGAATTTGGTGCAGATCCAGAATGTGATTTTTTATTAGAAGCTAAAAAAGGGTATTATTTTTTAAATTCTGCACATAAGGATATAGTAGAGGAGGTCACAAGAGAAAAACAAAGAGAGGATAAGGACTATACATTTGCAACTCACGGTTTTTCACCTTCAAAGGTAGGATACTCAACGATGTTAATAGCCTATGGCCATGGAATTAAACCTGGAGCAATAGTAGAAAAAGCTAGGTTAATTGATGAAGGACCAACCTTTGCGGAATTATTAGGTATAAACCTTGAACAATGTGATGGAGAAGTTATTAAGGGGATTCTATTGTAA
- a CDS encoding MFS transporter has product MTKLNREEKSWALYDWANSAYSITVTSTVLPLYFKGIANNSGVAATTSTAYWGYGISIATLIVAILAPVLGTIADYRGYKKKFFKLFLSLGLIFTALLAVVPENQWIVLLVINCFTIVGFSGAEVFYDAFLVDVTDDDKMDKVSATGFALGYIGSTIPFIICIGLIVAAQTGAVPFGVSAASRIAFVITAIWWGIFSIPMLKNVEQKYSIEPEEKPIRKSFVRLLETFKNIKEHKIVFMFLLAYFFYIDGVHTIIGMSTSYGSDLGIKSTTLLVILLVGQFVAFPCALIFGRLSSRFSGKKVILCSIAIYTGICIYAYFLKTELDFWILALLVCSCQGGIQAISRSYLGRLVPKENSSKFFGFYNIFGKFASVMGPALIGVVSQATGKTNNGVFSLIVLFIIGGLFLMRVPDTEKESKVLGVKAGI; this is encoded by the coding sequence ATGACAAAATTAAATAGAGAAGAAAAAAGTTGGGCTTTATATGATTGGGCAAACTCTGCATATTCTATTACTGTTACCTCGACAGTTTTGCCACTGTATTTTAAGGGTATAGCAAATAACTCCGGGGTAGCAGCTACAACATCCACTGCTTATTGGGGATACGGTATATCAATTGCAACTTTAATAGTTGCAATTTTAGCTCCAGTTCTTGGGACAATAGCTGATTATAGAGGCTACAAGAAGAAATTTTTCAAGTTGTTTTTATCATTAGGTTTAATTTTTACTGCTTTGCTAGCGGTGGTTCCGGAAAATCAGTGGATAGTTTTACTTGTAATTAATTGTTTCACTATAGTTGGATTTTCAGGAGCAGAAGTGTTTTATGATGCGTTTTTAGTTGATGTAACAGATGATGATAAGATGGATAAGGTATCAGCTACAGGATTTGCTTTAGGTTATATAGGAAGTACTATACCGTTCATAATATGTATAGGATTAATTGTTGCCGCTCAAACAGGCGCAGTTCCTTTTGGAGTTTCAGCAGCTTCAAGAATAGCTTTTGTTATTACTGCTATATGGTGGGGAATTTTTTCTATACCTATGCTTAAAAATGTAGAACAAAAATACTCAATAGAACCAGAAGAAAAACCTATAAGGAAAAGTTTTGTAAGATTATTAGAAACTTTTAAGAACATAAAAGAACATAAAATTGTATTTATGTTTTTGCTAGCATACTTTTTTTACATAGATGGAGTACATACTATTATAGGTATGTCTACTTCATACGGCAGTGATTTGGGGATAAAGTCTACTACTTTACTTGTTATATTATTAGTTGGACAGTTTGTAGCATTTCCATGTGCTTTGATTTTTGGAAGGTTAAGTAGCAGGTTTAGTGGTAAAAAAGTTATCTTATGTAGTATAGCTATTTATACTGGTATATGTATATACGCTTATTTTTTGAAGACGGAACTTGATTTCTGGATTTTAGCTTTATTAGTATGTAGCTGTCAAGGTGGGATTCAAGCTATAAGTAGGTCTTACTTAGGAAGGTTAGTACCCAAAGAAAACTCCAGTAAATTTTTTGGCTTCTACAATATATTTGGTAAGTTTGCATCAGTAATGGGACCAGCTTTAATAGGGGTAGTTTCTCAAGCTACTGGAAAAACAAATAATGGGGTGTTTAGTTTAATAGTTTTATTTATAATTGGCGGGTTATTTTTAATGAGGGTTCCAGATACGGAAAAAGAATCAAAGGTGTTAGGTGTAAAAGCAGGAATATAA